One part of the Dermacentor silvarum isolate Dsil-2018 chromosome 6, BIME_Dsil_1.4, whole genome shotgun sequence genome encodes these proteins:
- the LOC119455072 gene encoding pro-neuropeptide Y-like — protein sequence MSPSTLVAMLMVLVASASVSMANMGESQKPNMPHVFQNEKQLSQYLQALDDYYLLLGKPRFGRSFQDSFEVKRWNLPYTELLRTV from the exons ATGTCCCCTTCGACGCTGGTGGCCATGCTGATGGTGCTGGTGGCCTCTGCTTCCGTCTCGATGGCCAACATGGGCGAAAGCCAGAAGCCCAACATGCCACACGTCTTCCAGAACGAGAAACAGCTCTCCCAGTACCTGCAGGCTCTCGACGACTACTACCTGTTGCTCGGAAAACCGAG GTTTGGGAGGAGTTTTCAAGACAGCTTCGAAGTCAAGCGATGGAACCTGCCATATACGGAATTGCTTCGAACAGTGTGA